One window from the genome of Grus americana isolate bGruAme1 chromosome 14, bGruAme1.mat, whole genome shotgun sequence encodes:
- the FNDC9 gene encoding fibronectin type III domain-containing protein 9 — protein sequence MNIEVHNITYTSATVSWAMNNPCPENYYHVMYRPNWNSVFAGYLRQNFHREERVPHPLSSLVLHRLTPSTIYVLCITCKNSYPSSNHCTTFHTLDKTPLVFGGSKHEPTTSMWMVSSLLLLCFIALLAYGCLQFWSARCHRAARLKHPDTSPEEMGEGSSSPEGPLNDGLREELLEVPMTTVLMRSSSFMRESPYSSPHCFFSYKNSDDKRAILPQQGLQ from the coding sequence ATGAACATTGAAGTGCACAACATCACTTATACTAGTGCCACCGTCTCCTGGGCCATGAACAACCCCTGTCCGGAGAACTACTACCACGTCATGTACCGCCCCAACTGGAACAGCGTCTTTGCCGGCTATTTACGCCAAAATTTCCACCGCGAGGAGCGAGTTCCTCACCCCCTCAGCTCCCTTGTCCTCCACCGACTCACCCCATCCACCATCTACGTCCTCTGCATCACGTGCAAGAACTCTTACCCCTCCAGCAACCACTGCACCACCTTCCACACCCTAGACAAAACCCCCCTGGTTTTCGGCGGCTCGAAGCACGAACCTACCACCTCCATGTGGATGGTGAGcagcctgctgctcctctgcttcaTTGCTCTCCTGGCTTACGGCTGCCTGCAGTTCTGGTCTGCACGGTGCCACCGGGCTGCGAGGCTGAAGCATCCTGACACCAGCCCCGAAGAAATGGGAGAAGGGAGCAGCTCACCAGAGGGGCCGCTGAATGACGGActgagagaggagctgctggaagtCCCCATGACCACTGTGCTAATGAGGAGCTCCAGTTTCATGAGGGAGAGTCCGTATAGCTCCccccactgctttttttcctataaaaacaGCGATGATAAAAGGGCCATCTTGCCGCAGCAGGGCCTTCAGTGA